In Sodalis ligni, a single genomic region encodes these proteins:
- a CDS encoding BMC domain-containing protein has product MQHSLGLIEVTGLSLAITVADAMAKTASVGLLGVERTIGSGWMLVKIHGDVASVRTALSAGEEMARSCSGFVACTTIARPATGTSEIISASLRQDNGIKEDVAGDSADAETPDADGDAAPDPAGSTGVEDSPAAVAAETTAPSGDGASAPAGAIAIGENPQAAAVETVLVSSAERPEFTDTLTRTVSTVQASAGVLPATCKICGDPLCGRQKGEPRSKCIHYQKTVLR; this is encoded by the coding sequence GTGCAACATTCTCTCGGCTTAATCGAAGTCACGGGTTTGTCGTTGGCGATAACCGTCGCCGACGCGATGGCTAAAACCGCATCGGTCGGATTGCTCGGGGTGGAGCGGACCATCGGATCCGGTTGGATGCTGGTGAAAATCCATGGCGATGTCGCGTCGGTGCGCACGGCGCTGTCCGCCGGCGAGGAAATGGCGCGGAGTTGTTCGGGTTTTGTCGCCTGCACCACCATCGCCCGTCCGGCCACAGGCACGAGCGAAATCATTTCGGCGTCGCTGCGTCAAGACAACGGCATCAAGGAGGACGTTGCCGGCGATAGCGCTGACGCCGAAACCCCGGATGCCGATGGCGATGCGGCGCCGGATCCCGCCGGGTCAACAGGCGTCGAAGACAGCCCGGCGGCCGTCGCCGCTGAAACCACGGCGCCCTCTGGCGATGGGGCTTCGGCTCCGGCCGGGGCGATAGCTATCGGGGAAAATCCGCAGGCCGCCGCCGTTGAAACGGTTTTGGTTTCCTCTGCCGAACGGCCGGAATTCACCGACACGCTGACCAGAACGGTCAGTACGGTGCAGGCATCCGCCGGCGTATTGCCGGCCACCTGCAAAATCTGCGGCGATCCGTTATGCGGCAGACAAAAAGGGGAACCCCGCAGTAAATGCATTCATTATCAAAAAACGGTATTGAGGTAG
- a CDS encoding phosphate propanoyltransferase yields MDNDQITLLTGQVIAQMRQRAIPLGISNRHVHLSAMDYQRLFPGQPLTVKKALGQPGQFAAEQTVTLKGPKGQLKNVRLLGPLRGQSQIEISRTDARLLGITAPLRLSGDVAGSAGITLVSDYAEISLAEGVIIAQRHIHMSRLDAAIFGVKQGEIVNVEIKGTDRPLIFGGVCIRVGDDMRLELHIDTDEANAADIGEGKPTARLLLTPF; encoded by the coding sequence ATGGATAACGATCAGATTACGTTGCTGACCGGCCAGGTTATTGCACAAATGCGGCAACGGGCCATCCCTCTGGGGATATCCAACCGGCACGTCCATTTATCGGCAATGGATTATCAACGTTTATTTCCCGGACAGCCGCTGACGGTTAAAAAAGCGCTGGGACAGCCGGGCCAGTTTGCCGCGGAACAGACCGTTACGCTGAAAGGTCCCAAGGGCCAGCTCAAGAATGTTCGCCTGCTGGGACCGCTGCGCGGCCAATCGCAAATCGAAATATCACGCACCGATGCGCGCCTGCTGGGGATCACGGCGCCGCTGCGTTTGTCAGGCGATGTGGCCGGCTCCGCCGGCATCACCCTGGTCAGCGATTACGCTGAAATATCCCTGGCGGAAGGCGTGATCATCGCCCAACGGCATATTCATATGTCGCGCCTTGATGCGGCGATATTTGGCGTAAAGCAGGGAGAAATTGTCAATGTCGAGATTAAAGGTACCGACCGCCCATTGATTTTTGGCGGTGTGTGCATTCGGGTCGGCGACGATATGCGTCTGGAACTGCATATTGATACCGACGAAGCGAATGCGGCGGATATCGGTGAAGGCAAGCCGACGGCC
- a CDS encoding glycyl-radical enzyme activating protein, whose translation MAAIDSEQTGTVFNIQKFSLHDGPGIRTIVFLKGCYLACKWCSNPESQKTEPEMFYHERNCIHCGRCVAACPIGAIDPKRPGLIDREACTHCGACAQACPAGAMVQSGTKMTVAQVMDELRKDETHYRRSGGGITLSGGEALAQPDFTEALLKACKARGWHTAMESTGIASLKVLERVIPLLDLLLLDIKTFYSARHEEFTGHPNEVILRNALAISELAKNIAVRVPVIPTFNDDEQSIRAIATFVTHMKNVSRLHLLPYHNYGQNKYSLLGRQYGLIGIKPPEDSRLQKYKTIVESLGIACVIGG comes from the coding sequence ATGGCGGCAATTGATTCTGAACAAACTGGCACCGTGTTTAATATTCAGAAGTTCTCTTTACATGACGGACCGGGCATTCGGACCATCGTTTTTTTAAAAGGATGTTATCTGGCATGTAAATGGTGCAGTAATCCTGAATCGCAAAAAACCGAGCCGGAGATGTTCTATCATGAACGCAACTGTATTCATTGCGGGCGCTGTGTGGCCGCATGCCCTATCGGGGCGATAGATCCCAAACGTCCGGGCCTTATCGATCGTGAGGCATGCACCCATTGCGGCGCCTGCGCGCAAGCGTGTCCGGCGGGCGCTATGGTGCAGTCAGGTACAAAGATGACGGTGGCGCAAGTCATGGACGAACTGCGCAAGGACGAGACGCATTACCGCCGTTCCGGCGGCGGCATTACCCTGTCCGGCGGCGAAGCGCTGGCGCAGCCGGACTTTACCGAAGCGTTGCTGAAGGCGTGCAAGGCCAGGGGCTGGCACACGGCGATGGAATCCACCGGCATCGCCTCCCTGAAGGTGCTGGAACGGGTTATCCCCCTGCTGGATTTGCTGCTGCTGGATATCAAGACCTTTTACAGCGCCCGGCATGAAGAATTTACCGGCCATCCGAATGAAGTGATTTTACGCAACGCCCTGGCGATTTCCGAGCTGGCGAAAAATATTGCCGTCCGGGTACCGGTAATTCCGACATTTAATGATGACGAACAGAGTATTAGAGCCATTGCCACATTCGTCACGCATATGAAAAATGTCTCGCGATTGCATTTATTGCCTTATCACAATTACGGACAGAACAAATATTCCCTGCTCGGCAGGCAATACGGCTTGATTGGTATAAAGCCGCCTGAAGACAGCCGTCTTCAGAAATACAAAACTATTGTTGAATCATTGGGAATAGCCTGTGTTATCGGCGGTTAG
- a CDS encoding N-acyl homoserine lactonase family protein: MSLPLEDYRIFAIKYAHHHRLARENFIGGDLHDGPMPIDYFVWAIIGGDHTYIVDTGFDGAMADRRGRTITHPVGEGVRRVGIDTETVTDVIITHMHYDHAGNHLLFPGALFHVQEREMAFCTGRCMCHGELRHPFAVEDVKAMVDKLFAGRVRFHHGDAELAPGLTLHRVGGHSDGLQIVRVHTERGWVVLASDAAHFFANIEQQRPYPVVYHIGDMLEGYATVNRLAASAEHVIPGHDPLVLERYPAMDGDTAGWIVRVDLSPGS, encoded by the coding sequence ATGTCTTTGCCCCTTGAGGATTACCGTATTTTTGCTATTAAATATGCTCATCACCATCGTCTGGCCCGGGAAAATTTCATCGGCGGCGATCTGCACGACGGGCCGATGCCCATCGACTATTTTGTCTGGGCCATTATCGGCGGCGACCACACCTATATCGTTGATACCGGTTTTGACGGCGCCATGGCCGATCGGCGGGGGCGCACCATTACCCACCCGGTGGGGGAAGGGGTTCGCCGGGTAGGGATAGACACCGAAACGGTAACCGATGTCATCATTACCCATATGCATTATGACCACGCGGGCAATCATCTGCTGTTTCCCGGCGCCTTGTTCCATGTACAGGAGCGGGAAATGGCCTTTTGCACCGGCCGCTGCATGTGCCACGGCGAACTGCGCCATCCCTTCGCGGTGGAGGATGTGAAGGCCATGGTGGACAAGCTTTTCGCCGGACGGGTGCGGTTTCATCACGGCGACGCCGAATTGGCGCCGGGTCTGACCCTGCACCGGGTCGGCGGCCACTCGGACGGATTGCAAATCGTACGGGTGCATACGGAACGCGGCTGGGTGGTGCTGGCGTCGGACGCGGCGCATTTTTTCGCCAATATCGAACAGCAGCGTCCCTATCCGGTGGTGTATCACATCGGCGATATGCTGGAAGGATATGCCACGGTAAACCGATTGGCGGCATCGGCGGAACATGTGATACCGGGTCACGATCCGCTGGTATTGGAACGCTACCCGGCGATGGACGGGGATACGGCGGGATGGATTGTCCGGGTGGATCTCTCCCCTGGAAGTTGA
- the pduB gene encoding propanediol utilization microcompartment protein PduB has translation MNTDNLVENIIAEVLGKVGELKTPATASLENSPQADPIMSEKICTLTEFVGTAIGDSIGLVIANVDSALLEAMHLEKKYRSIGILGARTGAGPQIMAADEAVKATNTEVVAIELARDTKGGAGHGSLVLFGGQDVSDVKRAVEVALNELDRTFGDIYANDAGHVELQYTARASYALEKAFGAPLGRACGVIVGAPAAIGVLMADTAIKAANVDVVAYSSPAKGTSFTNEVILIVSGDSGAVRQAVRSAREVGLVLLETMGGKAPSATTPYI, from the coding sequence ATGAACACCGACAACCTGGTGGAAAACATCATCGCCGAGGTACTCGGAAAAGTGGGTGAATTAAAAACCCCCGCCACGGCATCTCTGGAAAACAGCCCTCAAGCGGACCCTATCATGTCAGAAAAAATATGTACGTTAACGGAATTTGTCGGCACCGCCATTGGCGATTCCATCGGTCTGGTTATCGCCAACGTCGATAGCGCACTGCTGGAAGCGATGCACCTGGAAAAAAAATACCGCTCCATCGGCATCCTTGGCGCCCGTACCGGCGCCGGCCCGCAGATTATGGCGGCGGATGAAGCGGTAAAAGCCACCAATACCGAAGTGGTGGCCATTGAACTCGCCCGCGATACCAAAGGCGGCGCCGGTCACGGCTCATTGGTGCTGTTCGGCGGCCAGGATGTATCGGACGTTAAACGGGCGGTGGAAGTGGCCCTTAACGAACTGGATCGCACCTTCGGCGATATTTATGCCAACGATGCCGGACATGTGGAACTGCAATATACCGCCCGCGCCAGCTATGCGTTGGAAAAAGCCTTCGGCGCACCGTTGGGTAGAGCCTGCGGCGTCATCGTCGGCGCCCCCGCCGCCATCGGGGTCCTGATGGCGGATACCGCTATCAAGGCGGCCAATGTCGATGTGGTGGCCTACAGCTCGCCGGCCAAGGGCACCAGTTTCACCAACGAAGTCATTCTGATCGTGTCCGGCGATTCCGGTGCGGTTCGCCAGGCTGTGCGCTCAGCACGGGAAGTCGGCCTGGTCTTGTTGGAAACCATGGGCGGCAAAGCGCCTTCAGCCACGACACCTTACATCTAA
- a CDS encoding NIPSNAP family protein — protein MIVELRVYHCLPGRLPALQDRFRDTTLAFFEKYGIEPVGFWTTLVGESNQSLTYMLKWASLADRETRWAAFQADADWQAKRAASEAQTPIVARIENSFLTPTDFSPRS, from the coding sequence ATGATTGTTGAATTGCGGGTCTATCACTGTTTACCGGGACGTTTACCGGCCCTGCAGGACCGCTTCAGAGATACCACCCTGGCTTTTTTTGAAAAATACGGCATTGAGCCCGTCGGTTTTTGGACAACCCTGGTAGGCGAGAGCAACCAGTCGCTGACCTACATGCTGAAATGGGCAAGCCTGGCGGATCGGGAAACGCGCTGGGCCGCTTTCCAGGCGGATGCGGATTGGCAGGCCAAGCGGGCCGCCAGCGAAGCGCAAACGCCGATTGTGGCCCGTATTGAAAACAGCTTTTTAACGCCGACGGATTTCTCCCCCCGCAGCTGA
- the pduA gene encoding propanediol utilization microcompartment protein PduA — MQQEALGMVETKGLTAAIEAADAMVKSANVVLIGYEKIGSGLVTVFVRGDVGAVKAATDAGCASARQIGDVIATHVIPRPHSDVENLLPKGLKA, encoded by the coding sequence ATGCAACAAGAAGCGTTAGGTATGGTAGAGACCAAAGGGTTGACCGCGGCCATTGAAGCGGCGGATGCCATGGTCAAATCTGCCAACGTGGTACTGATTGGCTACGAGAAAATCGGCTCCGGCCTGGTGACGGTATTCGTGCGCGGCGATGTGGGTGCGGTAAAGGCAGCCACTGATGCCGGCTGCGCCTCGGCCCGCCAGATTGGCGATGTCATCGCCACCCATGTCATCCCGCGTCCGCACTCCGACGTTGAAAATCTGCTGCCGAAAGGCCTTAAAGCATGA
- a CDS encoding NAD(P)-dependent oxidoreductase, with product MSDLHNIGFCGLGMMGTPMTQCLADAGFALCLGDADRRRQETLMDRLGAGPLDAARAAGLDALITMLPNSDIVENVLLGDKSPGLASMLPKGAVVIDMSSSEPARSRRLGAQLKEMGLDYLDAPVSGGVKKAVAGELAILAGGEEAVLNLCRPLLEAMGKSVLHIGAAGSGHAAKALNNYVSAAGLLATVEALHIAEGFGIEPGVMTDVLNASTGRSNTSENKVKQYMLSGAFNSGFALQLMNKDLRIGRALARDLGYPMRFGAVCAQLWDEAARRGAPGADHTEMYRLINRSMP from the coding sequence ATGAGTGATTTGCACAACATCGGTTTTTGCGGGCTGGGTATGATGGGAACCCCCATGACGCAGTGTCTGGCCGACGCCGGCTTCGCACTCTGTCTTGGCGACGCCGACCGCCGGCGCCAGGAGACGTTAATGGACCGGCTAGGCGCCGGTCCGCTGGATGCCGCCCGCGCGGCGGGTCTGGATGCGCTGATTACCATGCTGCCCAATTCGGACATCGTGGAAAACGTCCTGCTGGGGGATAAGTCCCCCGGCTTGGCGTCGATGCTGCCCAAAGGGGCGGTGGTCATCGATATGAGTTCTTCTGAACCGGCGCGATCGCGCCGGCTCGGCGCCCAGCTAAAAGAGATGGGCCTGGATTATCTGGATGCGCCGGTTTCCGGCGGCGTGAAGAAAGCCGTGGCGGGTGAACTGGCGATTCTGGCGGGCGGCGAGGAGGCGGTGCTTAACCTCTGCCGGCCGCTGCTGGAGGCAATGGGTAAAAGCGTGCTGCATATCGGCGCGGCGGGCAGCGGCCATGCCGCCAAGGCGCTCAATAACTATGTGTCCGCCGCCGGGCTGCTGGCGACGGTAGAGGCCTTGCACATCGCCGAAGGGTTCGGCATCGAACCCGGCGTGATGACCGATGTGCTTAATGCGTCTACCGGCCGAAGCAACACCTCGGAAAACAAGGTTAAGCAGTATATGTTAAGCGGCGCCTTCAACTCCGGTTTCGCCTTGCAGCTGATGAACAAGGATTTGCGTATCGGCCGGGCGCTGGCGCGGGACCTGGGTTATCCCATGCGGTTCGGCGCCGTTTGCGCGCAGCTGTGGGACGAAGCGGCCCGGCGCGGCGCCCCCGGCGCCGATCACACCGAAATGTACCGGCTGATTAACAGGAGTATGCCATGA
- a CDS encoding BMC domain-containing protein — protein sequence MNNALGMIETYGLIGAIVGADAMVKSANVQLVGYEKIGSGLVTVMVRGDVGAVKAAVEAGSVAATSVGEVKSTHVIPRPHNDVEVLLPVYQTLVTE from the coding sequence ATGAATAATGCACTTGGCATGATTGAAACCTATGGCCTGATCGGCGCCATCGTCGGCGCGGATGCCATGGTCAAATCGGCGAACGTCCAGTTGGTGGGCTACGAGAAAATCGGCTCCGGTCTGGTTACCGTTATGGTGCGCGGCGATGTCGGCGCGGTAAAAGCGGCGGTGGAAGCCGGGTCGGTGGCGGCGACCAGCGTGGGTGAAGTGAAATCCACCCATGTAATACCTCGCCCCCACAACGATGTGGAAGTCCTGTTACCCGTTTACCAGACCTTGGTGACTGAGTAA